A window of Primulina tabacum isolate GXHZ01 chromosome 4, ASM2559414v2, whole genome shotgun sequence contains these coding sequences:
- the LOC142542445 gene encoding uncharacterized protein LOC142542445, producing the protein MFYGAVVWDPWLIVAQIVCLQCLHYLTLGVLLSILVGTRVSKMSLVYFFDYATVNSATITGWSVMASFFLSSVAGAGFLLYLVERAKKCLDFSATLYIVHLFICAIYGGWPSSITWWVVNITSLTVMALLGEYLCMRRELREIPISRNRSNV; encoded by the exons ATGTTCTATGGTGCGGTAGTATGGGATCCATGGCTAATAGTGGCGCAAATTGTGTGCCTTCAGTGCCTACACTATCTAACCCTTGGAGTATTACTGTCAATTCTTGTTGGGACTCGGGTCTCGAAGATGAGTTTGGTGTATTTCTTCGATTATGCTACGGTTAATTCTGCGACAATTACTGGTTGGAGTGTTATGGCATCCTTTTTTCTCAGCTCTGTTGCTGG AGCTGGTTTTTTACTCTATTTAGTTGAAAGGGCTAAGAAATGCCTGGATTTTTCTGCGACCCTTTATATCGTCCACCTGTTCATTTGCGCTATTTATGGAGGTTGGCCCTCATCAATAACATGGTGGGTTGTGAACATTACAAGCCTGACGGTGATGGCATTGTTGGGTGAATACTTGTGCATGAGACGAGAATTGCGAGAAATTCCCATTTCAAGAAATCGCTCGA ATGTTTGA
- the LOC142542448 gene encoding uncharacterized protein LOC142542448 isoform X1 produces the protein MANPTQQPASSVMIPVLVVLGINSFSSSEALLALEIYGFCGLHESYSTVSNEHVVGRVRWDGVGTGVGTSGDGAGVGINGDCDGDGDGDGDGDGDGDGDETSGDGAGVGTSGDGVGDGTGIGTSGDGSGVGINGDENGDGDGDGDGDGDGEGVGTSGDGAGVGTSGDGVGVGTSGDGVGDGTGIGTSGDGAGVGINGDSDGDGVETSGDGTGVGTSGDADGDGVGGDGFGVGTSADGVGDGDGVRTSGDGDGDGESGDGDGVGASGDGVGASGDGDGGSETGDGDGVGESGDGTGVGTSGDGVGVGASGDGVGTSGDGTGVGVIGDEDGDGGRTGGGGGGKDA, from the exons ATGGCGAATCCAACGCAACAACCTGCTTCATCAGTCATGATCCCGGTACTGGTAGTACTTGGAATAAactctttttcttcttctgaaGCATTGCTTGCATTAGAGATATATGGTTTCTGTGGATTGCATGAATCATATAGCACTGTGTCTAACGAACATGTAGTGGGGCGGGTGCGATGGGATGGTGTTGGTACTGGGGTTGGAACGTCTGGAGATGGTGCCGGGGTTGGAATAAATGGAGATTGTGATGGGGATGGGGATGGGGATGGGGATGGTGATGGTGATGGTGATGGTGATGAAACATCAGGCGATGGTGCTGGGGTAGGAACATCAGGGGATGGGGTTGGTGATGGTACTGGGATTGGAACGTCTGGAGATGGTTCTGGGGTTGGAATAAATGGAGATGAGAATGGGGATGGTGATGGTGATGGTGATGGTGATGGTGATGGGGAAGGGGTAGGAACATCAGGCGATGGTGCTGGGGTAGGAACATCAGGGGATGGGGTTG GGGTAGGAACATCAGGCGATGGGGTTGGTGATGGTACTGGGATTGGAACGTCTGGAGATGGTGCCGGGGTTGGAATAAATGGAGATAGTGATGGTGATGGGGTTGAAACATCAGGAGATGGTACTGGTGTTGGAACATCAGGGGATGCGGATGGAGATGGGGTTGGTGGTGATGGTTTTGGTGTTGGAACATCAGCGGATGGTGTTGGAGATGGTGATGGGGTTAGGACATCAGGGGATGGCGATGGGGATGGTGAATCTGGGGATGGGGATGGGGTTGGAGCATCAGGCGATGGGGTTGGGGCGTCAGGAGATGGAGATGGCGGTAGTGAGACAGGCGATGGTGATGGTGTTGGAGAATCTGGAGATGGTACCGGGGTTGGAACATCTGGCGATGGGGTTGGGGTAGGAGCGTCTGGTGATGGGGTTGGAACATCTGGAGATGGTACAGGGGTTGGAGTGATTGGTGACGAGGATGGCGATGGTGGTAGgaccggtggaggtggaggcgGCAAAGACGCATGA
- the LOC142542448 gene encoding uncharacterized protein LOC142542448 isoform X2 — translation MANPTQQPASSVMIPVLVVLGINSFSSSEALLALEIYGFCGLHESYSTVSNEHVVGRVRWDGVGTGVGTSGDGAGVGINGDCDGDGDGDGDGDGDGDGDETSGDGAGVGTSGDGVGDGTGIGTSGDGSGVGINGDENGDGDGDGDGDGDGEGVGTSGDGAGVGTSGDGVGDGTGIGTSGDGSGVGINGDEDGDGDGDGDGEGVGTSGDGVGDGTGIGTSGDGAGVGINGDSDGDGVETSGDGTGVGTSGDADGDGVGGDGFGVGTSADESGDGTGVGTSGDGVGVGASGDGVGTSGDGTGVGVIGDEDGDGGRTGGGGGGKDA, via the exons ATGGCGAATCCAACGCAACAACCTGCTTCATCAGTCATGATCCCGGTACTGGTAGTACTTGGAATAAactctttttcttcttctgaaGCATTGCTTGCATTAGAGATATATGGTTTCTGTGGATTGCATGAATCATATAGCACTGTGTCTAACGAACATGTAGTGGGGCGGGTGCGATGGGATGGTGTTGGTACTGGGGTTGGAACGTCTGGAGATGGTGCCGGGGTTGGAATAAATGGAGATTGTGATGGGGATGGGGATGGGGATGGGGATGGTGATGGTGATGGTGATGGTGATGAAACATCAGGCGATGGTGCTGGGGTAGGAACATCAGGGGATGGGGTTGGTGATGGTACTGGGATTGGAACGTCTGGAGATGGTTCTGGGGTTGGAATAAATGGAGATGAGAATGGGGATGGTGATGGTGATGGTGATGGTGATGGTGATGGGGAAGGGGTAGGAACATCAGGCGATGGTGCTGGGGTAGGAACATCAGGGGATGGGGTTGGTGATGGTACTGGGATTGGAACGTCTGGAGATGGTTCTGGGGTTGGAATAAATGGAGATGAGGATGGGGATGGTGATGGTGATGGTGATGGGGAAGGGGTAGGAACATCAGGCGATGGGGTTGGTGATGGTACTGGGATTGGAACGTCTGGAGATGGTGCCGGGGTTGGAATAAATGGAGATAGTGATGGTGATGGGGTTGAAACATCAGGAGATGGTACTGGTGTTGGAACATCAGGGGATGCGGATGGAGATGGGGTTGGTGGTGATGGTTTTGGTGTTGGAACATCAGCGGATG AATCTGGAGATGGTACCGGGGTTGGAACATCTGGCGATGGGGTTGGGGTAGGAGCGTCTGGTGATGGGGTTGGAACATCTGGAGATGGTACAGGGGTTGGAGTGATTGGTGACGAGGATGGCGATGGTGGTAGgaccggtggaggtggaggcgGCAAAGACGCATGA
- the LOC142542447 gene encoding heat shock 70 kDa protein 15-like: MSVVGFDFGNDNCVVAVARQRGIDVVLNDESKRETPAIVSFGDKQRFLGTAGSASSLTNPKNTISQIKRLLGCRFSDPELQRDLKSLPFLVIDGPDGYPLIQAQYLGETRTFTPTQILGMVLSNLKSIAEKNLNAPVADCCIGIPVYFTDLQRRAVIDAATIACLRPLRLFHETTATALAYGIYKTDLPENESLNIVFVDVGHASMQVCVAAFKKGQLQILAHAFDRSLGGRDFDEALFQHFAAKFKDEYNIDVFTNAKACLRLRAACEKVKKVLSANPAAPLNIECLMDEKDVKGVIKREEFEQISVPILERVKIPLEKALVEAGVTIEHIHSVEVVGSGSRVPAIIKILTDFFGKEPRRTMNASECVAKGCALQCAMLSPTFKVREFQVNESFPFSICLSWKGYASDTQSGEVDNQQRKVVFARGNAIPSVKALTLYRSGTFTLNVEYADSESSGPANISTYRIGPFQSAKGEQAKVKVKVHLNLHGIVSVESATLLEEEETEVPVIKELASEPTKMEPTKMETDEAPTETDVNMQDSKIDASGAENGVLESGDQTSEMETDSKVEDPKKKVRKTNVLVTEVLVHGGLAAVDLQKAVEKEFEMALQDRVMEETKDKKNSLESYVYDMRNKLNGKYCDFVTDSDREQFISRLQVVEDWLYEDGEDETKGVYISKLEELKKQGDPIEERYKEHSMRGPAADQLMYCIKNFTEAAASNDPRFDHIGMEEKQKVVNECMEAEVWLTERKQRQDSLPKNATPVLLSADMRKKAEALDSYCKRIMTKPKPAKPTPHETPSPAPSQSGETHDQEIDNPHSSSDQAPNASNEVPSAAAKPMEMETVESDTASPNTA, from the exons ATGAGTGTCGTGGGTTTCGATTTCGGGAATGATAACTGCGTAGTTGCTGTTGCAAGGCAGAGAGGTATAGATGTCGTCCTTAATGATGAGTCCAAACGTGAAACTCCGGCTATTGTATCATTTGGTGACAAGCAGAGGTTCCTTGGGACAGCAGGGTCTGCTTCAAGTTTGACAAATCCCAAAAATACAATATCTCAGATTAAAAGACTACTTGGTTGTCGATTTTCAGATCCTGAGTTACAGCGTGATCTGAAATCGTTGCCCTTTTTAGTTATCGATGGGCCCGATGGCTATCCTTTAATTCAAGCGCAGTATCTGGGAGAAACAAGAACATTTACGCCTACTCAGATTTTGGGAATGGTGCTTTCCAATTTGAAGAGCATTGCTGAAAAGAATTTGAATGCACCGGTTGCAGATTGTTGCATTGGAATACCTGTTTATTTCACCGACCTTCAAAGAAGAGCTGTTATAGATGCAGCAACAATTGCATGCTTACGCCCCCTTCGTCTATTTCATGAGACAACCGCCACAGCTTTAGCTTATGGGATTTACAAGACCGATTTACCTGAAAACGAATCATTGAACATTGTTTTTGTCGATGTTGGGCATGCAAGTATGCAAGTGTGTGTTGCTGCCTTCAAGAAAGGACAGCTTCAGATACTGGCACATGCTTTTGATCGGTCTCTTGGTGGACGTGATTTCGATGAAGCTCTTTTTCAGCATTTTGCTGCCAAATTTAAGGATGAGTATAACATTGATGTCTTCACGAATGCCAAGGCTTGCTTAAGACTACGAGCTGCATGCGAAAAGGTAAAGAAGGTCCTCAGCGCAAATCCTGCGGCACCTCTTAACATTGAGTGCTTGATGGATGAGAAGGATGTCAAAGGTGTCATAAAGAGGGAGGAGTTCGAGCAAATTAGTGTTCCAATTTTGGAACGAGTGAAAATCCCATTGGAGAAGGCTCTGGTAGAAGCTGGAGTGACTATTGAGCATATTCATTCAGTTGAAGTTGTTGGCTCAGGCTCTCGAGTTCCTGCTATTATTAAGATCTTAACCGATTTCTTTGGTAAGGAGCCTCGCCGCACAATGAATGCCAGTGAATGTGTTGCAAAGGGATGCGCTCTGCAGTGTGCTATGCTCAGTCCCACATTTAAAGTTCGAGAGTTTCAG GTTAATGAGAGTTTCCCTTTCTCCATTTGCTTGTCATGGAAGggttatgcttcagatacacAAAGTGGAGAGGTGGATAATCAGCAGAGAAAGGTTGTATTCGCAAGGGGTAATGCTATACCCAGTGTGAAGGCTTTGACTTTATACAGATCTGGCACATTCACCTTGAATGTGGAGTACGCTGACAGTGAATCATCGGGTCCTGCCAATATTAGCACCTACAGG ATTGGACCTTTCCAATCCGCAAAGGGTGAACAGGCGAAAGTAAAGGTCAAAGTGCATTTAAATCTTCATGGtattgtatctgttgagtcagCAACG CTCTTGGAAGAGGAGGAAACAGAAGTTCCTGTGATAAAAGAGTTGGCCAGCGAACCAACTAAGATGGAACCGACTAAGATGGAAACTGACGAGGCTCCTACTGAAACTGATGTCAATATGCAAGACTCCAAAATTGATGCCTCTGGTGCTGAAAATGGTGTGCTGGAATCTGGTGATCAGACATCTGAGATGGAAACTGATTCCAAG GTGGAGGATCCAAAGAAAAAGGTCAGGAAAACAAATGTTCTTGTAACTGAAGTCCTCGTTCATGGAGGTCTGGCGGCCGTGGATTTGCAAAAGGCTGTGGAGAAGGAATTTGAGATGGCTCTGCAGGATCGAGTGATGGAAGAAACTAAAGATAAAAAGAACTCACTCGAGTCTTATGTTTATGACATGCGGAACAAG CTTAATGGAAAGTATTGCGACTTCGTAACGGATTCAGACAGAGAACAGTTCATCTCCAGATTGCAGGTGGTGGAAGATTGGTTGTATGAAGATGGTGAGGATGAAACGAAAGGTGTCTATATTTCTAAGTTGGAGGAGCTCAAAAAG CAAGGTGATCCCATAGAAGAGCGCTACAAGGAGCATTCAATGAGGGGACCTGCGGCAGACCAACTTATGTATTGCATTAAGAATTTCACAGAAGCAGCAGCGTCGAATGATCCCAGATTTGATCACATTGGAATGGAAGAGAAGCAAAAG GTTGTGAATGAATGCATGGAAGCAGAGGTTTGGTTGACAGAGAGAAAACAACGACAAGATTCACTTCCTAAGAATGCAACACCAGTTCTTTTGTCTGCCGATATGAGGAAAAAAGCTGAAGCTCTTGATAG TTACTGCAAGCGCATAATGACGAAACCGAAGCCCGCAAAGCCAACTCCACATGAGACACCCTCGCCAGCCCCTTCTCAGAGTGGCGAAACACATGATCAGGAGATAGATAATCCTCATTCAAGCTCTGACCAAGCCCCTAATGCAAGCAATGAAGTACCATCAGCTGCTGCTAAACCAATGGAAATGGAAACAGTTGAGTCGGATACTGCTTCACCAAATACTGCATAA
- the LOC142542449 gene encoding LOW QUALITY PROTEIN: protein ROLLING AND ERECT LEAF 2-like (The sequence of the model RefSeq protein was modified relative to this genomic sequence to represent the inferred CDS: deleted 1 base in 1 codon), producing MGCTQSKIENEETVNRCKERRRFMERAVMARNKFAAAHTAHAMSLKNTGAALSDFAEGEVYILSTAVDATTAAALSNSGATLPPPLPPDENFPPPPPPLPSSFNNLSPLQRATTMPEFSAPRPENKPSNPVIEEENEEDAELESTYNLKRRSSKTSGGGGGIRSAVLLDGAVEEERMRQPQGLQGLQHPPPPMPEIKGMSSWDYFFSIENVPGPMMAEVEENQVESVDMERRVLEERSRKMEVEETPRRSEKAEAAEVLERASELPPEPPHPEATIEATNIVKRVKQGVQAEGKKKSGTSNVNLEKIFVDLDDCFLKASESAHEVSRMLEATRFHYHSNFADKRGHINHSERVLRVITWNRSFRGLPNADDGMDDFDSEENETHATVLDKMLAWEKKLYEEVKAGEQMKLEYQKKVASLNKLKKRGSNTDALERMKASVSLLHTRYIVDMQSMDSTVSEINRLRDEQLYPKLVSLVDGMATMWEIMREHHESQSKIVQSLRLLDISHSPKETSDHHHERTRQLCGVVQEWHMNFSALMTQQKEYMKALNGWLKLNLVPIDTSLKEKVTSPSRPQNPPILMLLHAWYDFLEKLPDEPAKSTIDNFAAIIQTIWQHQKEELDFRNKCADSRKEYIKKTRDFENWYNKYLQKRMPSDETDPDPAPAQDKDIIAERQLAVEAAKKKVEDDEEAYQRQCIHVREKSLMSLKGHLPVLFRALSDFALACSDMYRNLRSIAQLHNRRRADVEV from the exons ATGGGCTGCACTCAATCGAAGATCGAGAACGAGGAGACGGTGAACAGATGCAAGGAGAGAAGACGATTCATGGAGCGGGCTGTCATGGCTCGAAACAAGTTCGCGGCGGCTCATACGGCTCACGCCATGTCTCTGAAGAACACCGGGGCTGCTCTCAGCGACTTTGCGGAGGGAGAAGTT TATATCCTTTCGACAGCTGTTGATGCTACGACCGCTGCCGCCTTATCCAATAGCGGAGCTACTCTTCCTCCTCCTCTCCCACCAGATGAAAACTTCCCTCCGCCACCGCCACCCCTTCCCTCGTCTTTCAACAACTTATCGCCTCTCCAACGCGCGACTACAATGCCTGAGTTTTCCGCTCCTAGACCTGAAAACAAACCTTCGAACCCAGTTATCGAGGAGGAAAACGAGGAGGATGCCGAATTAGAGAGTACCTATAACCTGAAGCGTAGGAGTAGTAAGActagtggtggtggtggtgggatTAGAAGTGCAGTTTTACTTGATGGGGCTGTTGAGGAGGAAAGGATGCGTCAGCCGCAAGGTCTTCAAGGTCTGCAACACCCACCACCTCCAATGCCGGAGATTAAGGGTATGTCTTCGTGGGATTACTTCTTCTCAATAGAGAATGTTCCGGGGCCCATGATGGCGGAGGTGGAGGAAAATCAGGTCGAGAGTGTGGACATGGAAAGGAGGGTACTTGAAGAAAGGTCTAGGAAAATGGAAGTTGAAGAGACACCTAGGAGAAGCGAAAAAGCTGAGGCAGCTGAGGTCTTGGAAAGGGCGAGTGAGCTTCCGCCTGAGCCTCCTCATCCGGAAGCAACAATTGAAGCGACAAACATTGTAAAGAGAGTGAAACAGGGGGTTCAAGCCGAAGGTAAAAAGAAAAGTGGGACAAGTAATGTGAATCTGGAGAAAATATTTGTTGATCTTGATGATTGTTTTCTCAAGGCTTCAGAGAGTGCTCACGAAGTTTCCAGGATGCTCGAGGCCACTCGCTTCCATTATCACTCAAATTTTGCTGATAAAAGAG GGCATATTAATCACTCCGAAAGGGTCTTGCGTGTGATCACATGGAACAGGTCTTTCAGAGGCTTACCCAATGCTGATGATGGTATGGATGACTTTGATTCGGAAGAGAATGAAACTCATGCAACGGTGTTGGACAAGATGCTGGCATGGGAGAAAAAGCTTTATGAAGAAGTGAAG GCAGGTGAGCAGATGAAACTTGAATATCAAAAGAAGGTTGCTTCATTGAATAAGCTGAAGAAACGTGGTTCAAACACGGATGCTTTGGAGAGAATGAAAGCTTCCGTTAGCCTTCTGCATACAAGATACATTGTTGATATGCAATCCATGGATTCCACTGTTTCTGAAATTAACCGTTTACGGGATGAACAACTCTATCCAAAACTTGTCTCCCTTGTCGATGG GATGGCGACAATGTGGGAAATAATGAGGGAACACCATGAGAGCCAATCTAAAATTGTTCAATCTCTAAGATTACTAGACATATCACATTCCCCGAAAGAAACAAGTGACCACCATCATGAGCGCACACGCCAGTTATGTGGTGTCGTACAGGAGTGGCATATGAATTTCAGTGCGCTTATGACTCAGCAAAAAGAGTACATGAAAGCCCTCAATGGTTGGTTGAAGCTAAATCTTGTGCCTATAGATACAAGCTTGAAGGAGAAAGTTACATCACCTAGCAGACCTCAAAATCCCCCAATACTGATGCTCCTGCACGCCTGGTATGATTTCCTCGAGAAGCTCCCTGATGAGCCAGCAAAATCCACCATTGATAACTTCGCCGCTATAATACAGACTATATGGCAACATCAGAAAGAGGAGTTGGATTTTAGAAACAAATGTGCAGACTCCAGGAAAGAGTACATAAAAAAGACTCGAGATTTTGAGAACTGGTACAACAAATATTTGCAGAAACGAATGCCCTCAGATGAAACGGATCCAGACCCTGCCCCTGCTCAGGACAAAGATATTATCGCCGAACGGCAGCTTGCCGTGGAAGCAGCAAAAAAGAAAGTCGAAGATGATGAAGAAGCTTACCAGCGGCAATGCATACATGTAAGAGAGAAATCTCTTATGAGTTTGAAAGGCCACTTGCCTGTGCTTTTTCGGGCACTCTCGGATTTCGCTCTCGCTTGCTCTGATATGTACCGTAACTTGAGATCCATCGCCCAATTGCATAACAGGAGGAGAGCTGATGTTGAGGTCTGA